The proteins below come from a single Rosa rugosa chromosome 2, drRosRugo1.1, whole genome shotgun sequence genomic window:
- the LOC133732807 gene encoding uncharacterized protein LOC133732807 isoform X2 → MHKLLFWASGQTPLKDFSAAQPSWRPKSDKDTQLQFFFHIFSILLVLRQFVLSPNLGFVPLLGRIRDGLEVRNQFGEGNTCMGLQRKVSQYSKLETWRVAFLCEESAILERVELCASGSHPIRRSTHCTNQVQELWCHKFRSSRILIQRYKARTAAAVKIPEFHMEFGTGYMVW, encoded by the exons ATGCATAAACTTTTATTTTGGGCATCAGGACAGACACCCCTCAAAGACTTCTCAGCGGCCCAGCCTTCTTGGAGGCCCAAATCTGATAAGGACACCCagctgcaatttttttttcatattttttcaaTTCTCCTAGTGCTTCGTCAGTTCGTCTTATCCCCAAACCTTGGGTTTGTACCATTACTAGGTCGAATTAGAGATGGACTCGAAGTCCGAAATCAATTCGGAGAGGGAAATACATGCATGGGTCTTCAACGGAAAGTCTCTCAATACTCGAAGCTTGAAACTTGGCGAGTTGCTTTTCTCTGTGAAGAATCAG CAATTTTGGAAAGAGTGGAGCTCTGTGCATCGGGGAGCCATCCAATTCGAAGATCGACACATT GTACAAATCAAGTACAGGAGCTGTGGTGTCACAAATTCCGGAGTTCCAGAATTTTGATTCAAAG GTATAAGGCAAGGACAGCAGCTGCAGTCAAGATTCCAGAGTTTCA CATGGAATTTGGGACAGGCTATATGGTATGGTGA
- the LOC133732807 gene encoding uncharacterized protein LOC133732807 isoform X4: MDSKSEINSEREIHAWVFNGKSLNTRSLKLGELLFSVKNQHFTAILERVELCASGSHPIRRSTHCTNQVQELWCHKFRSSRILIQRYKARTAAAVKIPEFQPSETLPGMSHRDSSRHESLGCCPTWFFRTLPGMFIGDAAPACFPFTWHR; this comes from the exons ATGGACTCGAAGTCCGAAATCAATTCGGAGAGGGAAATACATGCATGGGTCTTCAACGGAAAGTCTCTCAATACTCGAAGCTTGAAACTTGGCGAGTTGCTTTTCTCTGTGAAGAATCAG CATTTTACAGCAATTTTGGAAAGAGTGGAGCTCTGTGCATCGGGGAGCCATCCAATTCGAAGATCGACACATT GTACAAATCAAGTACAGGAGCTGTGGTGTCACAAATTCCGGAGTTCCAGAATTTTGATTCAAAG GTATAAGGCAAGGACAGCAGCTGCAGTCAAGATTCCAGAGTTTCA ACCATCGGAGACGCTGCCCGGCATGAGTCATCGCGACTCTTCCCGGCATGAGTCATTGGGATGCTGCCCGACATGGTTCTTCAGAACGCTGCCCGGCATGTTCATCGGAGACGCTGCTCCGGCATGTTTTCCTTTTACATGGCATCGTTGA
- the LOC133732807 gene encoding uncharacterized protein LOC133732807 isoform X1 codes for MHKLLFWASGQTPLKDFSAAQPSWRPKSDKDTQLQFFFHIFSILLVLRQFVLSPNLGFVPLLGRIRDGLEVRNQFGEGNTCMGLQRKVSQYSKLETWRVAFLCEESAILERVELCASGSHPIRRSTHCTNQVQELWCHKFRSSRILIQRYKARTAAAVKIPEFQPSETLPGMSHRDSSRHESLGCCPTWFFRTLPGMFIGDAAPACFPFTWHR; via the exons ATGCATAAACTTTTATTTTGGGCATCAGGACAGACACCCCTCAAAGACTTCTCAGCGGCCCAGCCTTCTTGGAGGCCCAAATCTGATAAGGACACCCagctgcaatttttttttcatattttttcaaTTCTCCTAGTGCTTCGTCAGTTCGTCTTATCCCCAAACCTTGGGTTTGTACCATTACTAGGTCGAATTAGAGATGGACTCGAAGTCCGAAATCAATTCGGAGAGGGAAATACATGCATGGGTCTTCAACGGAAAGTCTCTCAATACTCGAAGCTTGAAACTTGGCGAGTTGCTTTTCTCTGTGAAGAATCAG CAATTTTGGAAAGAGTGGAGCTCTGTGCATCGGGGAGCCATCCAATTCGAAGATCGACACATT GTACAAATCAAGTACAGGAGCTGTGGTGTCACAAATTCCGGAGTTCCAGAATTTTGATTCAAAG GTATAAGGCAAGGACAGCAGCTGCAGTCAAGATTCCAGAGTTTCA ACCATCGGAGACGCTGCCCGGCATGAGTCATCGCGACTCTTCCCGGCATGAGTCATTGGGATGCTGCCCGACATGGTTCTTCAGAACGCTGCCCGGCATGTTCATCGGAGACGCTGCTCCGGCATGTTTTCCTTTTACATGGCATCGTTGA
- the LOC133732807 gene encoding uncharacterized protein LOC133732807 isoform X3: MHKLLFWASGQTPLKDFSAAQPSWRPKSDKDTQLQFFFHIFSILLVLRQFVLSPNLGFVPLLGRIRDGLEVRNQFGEGNTCMGLQRKVSQYSKLETWRVAFLCEESAFYSNFGKSGALCIGEPSNSKIDTLYKSSTGAVVSQIPEFQNFDSKV; encoded by the exons ATGCATAAACTTTTATTTTGGGCATCAGGACAGACACCCCTCAAAGACTTCTCAGCGGCCCAGCCTTCTTGGAGGCCCAAATCTGATAAGGACACCCagctgcaatttttttttcatattttttcaaTTCTCCTAGTGCTTCGTCAGTTCGTCTTATCCCCAAACCTTGGGTTTGTACCATTACTAGGTCGAATTAGAGATGGACTCGAAGTCCGAAATCAATTCGGAGAGGGAAATACATGCATGGGTCTTCAACGGAAAGTCTCTCAATACTCGAAGCTTGAAACTTGGCGAGTTGCTTTTCTCTGTGAAGAATCAG CATTTTACAGCAATTTTGGAAAGAGTGGAGCTCTGTGCATCGGGGAGCCATCCAATTCGAAGATCGACACATT GTACAAATCAAGTACAGGAGCTGTGGTGTCACAAATTCCGGAGTTCCAGAATTTTGATTCAAAG GTATAA
- the LOC133732807 gene encoding uncharacterized protein LOC133732807 isoform X5: protein MDSKSEINSEREIHAWVFNGKSLNTRSLKLGELLFSVKNQQFWKEWSSVHRGAIQFEDRHIVGTNQVQELWCHKFRSSRILIQRYKARTAAAVKIPEFQPSETLPGMSHRDSSRHESLGCCPTWFFRTLPGMFIGDAAPACFPFTWHR from the exons ATGGACTCGAAGTCCGAAATCAATTCGGAGAGGGAAATACATGCATGGGTCTTCAACGGAAAGTCTCTCAATACTCGAAGCTTGAAACTTGGCGAGTTGCTTTTCTCTGTGAAGAATCAG CAATTTTGGAAAGAGTGGAGCTCTGTGCATCGGGGAGCCATCCAATTCGAAGATCGACACATTGTGG GTACAAATCAAGTACAGGAGCTGTGGTGTCACAAATTCCGGAGTTCCAGAATTTTGATTCAAAG GTATAAGGCAAGGACAGCAGCTGCAGTCAAGATTCCAGAGTTTCA ACCATCGGAGACGCTGCCCGGCATGAGTCATCGCGACTCTTCCCGGCATGAGTCATTGGGATGCTGCCCGACATGGTTCTTCAGAACGCTGCCCGGCATGTTCATCGGAGACGCTGCTCCGGCATGTTTTCCTTTTACATGGCATCGTTGA
- the LOC133732807 gene encoding uncharacterized protein LOC133732807 isoform X7, giving the protein MDSKSEINSEREIHAWVFNGKSLNTRSLKLGELLFSVKNQHFTAILERVELCASGSHPIRRSTHCGYKSSTGAVVSQIPEFQNFDSKV; this is encoded by the exons ATGGACTCGAAGTCCGAAATCAATTCGGAGAGGGAAATACATGCATGGGTCTTCAACGGAAAGTCTCTCAATACTCGAAGCTTGAAACTTGGCGAGTTGCTTTTCTCTGTGAAGAATCAG CATTTTACAGCAATTTTGGAAAGAGTGGAGCTCTGTGCATCGGGGAGCCATCCAATTCGAAGATCGACACATTGTGG GTACAAATCAAGTACAGGAGCTGTGGTGTCACAAATTCCGGAGTTCCAGAATTTTGATTCAAAG GTATAA
- the LOC133732807 gene encoding uncharacterized protein LOC133732807 isoform X6, with translation MDSKSEINSEREIHAWVFNGKSLNTRSLKLGELLFSVKNQQFWKEWSSVHRGAIQFEDRHIVGTNQVQELWCHKFRSSRILIQRYKARTAAAVKIPEFHMEFGTGYMVW, from the exons ATGGACTCGAAGTCCGAAATCAATTCGGAGAGGGAAATACATGCATGGGTCTTCAACGGAAAGTCTCTCAATACTCGAAGCTTGAAACTTGGCGAGTTGCTTTTCTCTGTGAAGAATCAG CAATTTTGGAAAGAGTGGAGCTCTGTGCATCGGGGAGCCATCCAATTCGAAGATCGACACATTGTGG GTACAAATCAAGTACAGGAGCTGTGGTGTCACAAATTCCGGAGTTCCAGAATTTTGATTCAAAG GTATAAGGCAAGGACAGCAGCTGCAGTCAAGATTCCAGAGTTTCA CATGGAATTTGGGACAGGCTATATGGTATGGTGA